From the genome of Nocardia sp. NBC_01503, one region includes:
- a CDS encoding circularly permuted type 2 ATP-grasp protein has product MTVFDTTAPGEYAKYRAAAADTGSFDAVGLPTDGYYDELVNGGGGLRPSWAELSTEFLELGRDGLHALDSRVRRLIEDDAITYTELGSVANEPAPPRLWRLDPIPLLLDAAHWKDLEAGLVQRSRLLDAILTDVYGPRRTLTAGLLPPQIVFGHRGYVRAAHGISLPGRHQLFLHACDISRWSDGGFRVLADWAQAPSGAGYALADRRVVSAAIPEAFELASPLPLNPFVRAMRLMLVEAAPHAADEEPMVVVLSPGPQSETAFDQAYLASVLGFPLVENADLVVRDGRLWMRSLGTLKQVDVVLRRVDAEFSDPLDLRPDSRLGVVGLVEVLRRGAVTVVNTLGSGLLESPALGAFLPELSRALLDQDLKLPSVETYWGGDDSQRSHLVGNLHRLMLRSTLDDTVTVFGPLLTRAQCAEWRARITAEGWKWVGQEPARFSVAPAVAANGDLDAAPVAVRLFSLAGRVGYRVMAGGLGQLHQRTGPDGMIGEAAAKDIWVRAAPAAAPAVEIPEERERRAPALAAVDVISSPRVLNDLFWMGRYGERAEATVRLLDATHDRYQDYRYRPWMEGAEAMPILIAALGHMTGTTPPPARRAPVQTEETVVPQQDSAGRSQGSGGRRQSQGPGGQSQSQGGWSASSAEERQREIAAAQRRREYSDQPTMPIALPGASRREHDYLVSLTMDRELSGSLAFAVERYGTAARAVRDQLSPDTWMIMGAVDRALSEYRAARGDRGAALSAVHSRALAALLSLTGIDAESTVRDSGWHVMDIGRRLERGLALTSLLAAALTDTYPAPIGRVVTEAVLQATVSAVSYRRRQGDSVRVSAVASLLLFDRSNPRSLAYQLERLEEDLLALPAASGSSRPQRLLTDAQRMLRRVDPADLEVTDATGCRTELAELLDGVHLRLRKISESFETTRLSVPRETQPLWGSTRVVG; this is encoded by the coding sequence GTGACAGTGTTCGACACGACGGCACCCGGCGAGTACGCGAAATACCGTGCGGCAGCGGCCGATACGGGCTCCTTCGACGCGGTCGGGCTGCCCACCGACGGCTACTACGACGAACTGGTGAACGGTGGCGGCGGCTTGCGCCCCAGCTGGGCCGAGCTCTCCACCGAATTCCTGGAGTTGGGCCGCGACGGTCTGCACGCCCTGGATTCGCGGGTGCGCCGTCTCATCGAGGACGATGCCATCACCTACACCGAACTCGGCAGCGTCGCGAATGAACCCGCACCGCCGCGACTTTGGCGTCTCGATCCGATTCCGCTGCTGCTGGACGCCGCCCACTGGAAGGACCTGGAGGCGGGCCTCGTCCAGCGGTCTCGCCTGTTGGACGCCATCCTCACCGATGTGTACGGCCCGCGCCGCACCCTCACCGCGGGGCTGCTGCCACCGCAGATCGTCTTCGGCCACCGGGGCTACGTGCGTGCCGCACACGGTATTTCGCTGCCCGGACGGCATCAGCTGTTCCTGCACGCCTGCGATATCAGCCGCTGGAGCGATGGCGGATTCCGGGTGCTCGCGGATTGGGCGCAGGCACCGTCGGGCGCCGGCTACGCGCTCGCCGACCGGCGCGTGGTCTCGGCCGCGATTCCCGAGGCCTTCGAACTGGCCAGCCCGCTGCCGCTGAATCCCTTCGTGCGCGCCATGCGGCTCATGCTGGTCGAGGCGGCCCCGCATGCCGCCGATGAGGAGCCGATGGTCGTCGTACTCAGCCCGGGACCGCAATCCGAAACCGCCTTCGATCAGGCGTATCTCGCATCGGTGCTGGGCTTCCCGCTGGTGGAGAACGCCGATCTGGTGGTGCGGGACGGACGGCTGTGGATGCGTTCGCTCGGCACGCTCAAACAGGTGGATGTGGTGCTGCGCCGCGTCGACGCCGAATTCTCCGATCCCCTGGATCTGCGCCCGGATTCGCGCTTGGGGGTGGTCGGACTGGTCGAGGTGCTGCGCCGGGGCGCGGTGACGGTGGTCAATACGCTGGGCAGCGGACTATTGGAGAGCCCAGCGCTGGGGGCGTTCCTGCCGGAGCTGTCGCGCGCCCTGCTGGATCAGGACCTGAAGCTCCCGAGTGTCGAAACATATTGGGGCGGAGATGATTCCCAGCGCTCACACCTGGTCGGCAATCTGCACCGGCTGATGCTGCGCTCCACCCTCGACGATACGGTCACCGTCTTCGGACCACTGCTGACCCGCGCGCAGTGCGCCGAATGGCGTGCACGCATTACCGCCGAGGGCTGGAAATGGGTGGGCCAGGAACCGGCCCGATTCTCGGTGGCCCCCGCGGTCGCCGCCAACGGTGATCTCGACGCCGCGCCCGTCGCCGTCCGCCTGTTCTCCCTCGCGGGCCGGGTCGGATACCGCGTCATGGCAGGCGGACTCGGCCAATTACATCAGCGCACCGGACCCGACGGCATGATCGGCGAGGCCGCCGCCAAGGACATCTGGGTCCGCGCCGCCCCCGCCGCCGCCCCGGCGGTCGAGATTCCGGAGGAGCGCGAACGTCGCGCCCCCGCCCTGGCCGCCGTGGATGTCATCAGCTCCCCGCGTGTCCTCAACGACCTGTTCTGGATGGGCCGCTACGGCGAGCGCGCCGAGGCCACCGTCCGCCTGCTCGATGCCACCCACGACCGGTACCAGGACTACCGCTACCGGCCCTGGATGGAGGGAGCGGAGGCCATGCCGATCCTGATCGCCGCTCTGGGGCATATGACGGGCACCACGCCGCCACCCGCACGAAGAGCGCCCGTGCAGACCGAAGAAACCGTGGTGCCGCAACAGGATTCGGCCGGTCGAAGTCAGGGCTCGGGTGGTCGGCGTCAATCGCAAGGTCCGGGCGGCCAGTCCCAGAGCCAGGGCGGCTGGTCGGCGAGTTCGGCCGAGGAGCGGCAGCGGGAGATAGCCGCCGCCCAACGCCGCCGCGAGTACTCCGACCAGCCGACCATGCCCATCGCACTGCCCGGCGCGTCCCGTCGCGAACACGATTACCTGGTCTCCCTGACCATGGACCGCGAACTGTCGGGCTCCCTCGCCTTCGCCGTCGAGCGCTACGGTACGGCGGCGCGCGCTGTGCGAGACCAGCTTTCACCCGATACCTGGATGATCATGGGTGCGGTGGACCGCGCCCTCTCGGAGTACCGCGCCGCCCGCGGCGATCGGGGCGCGGCGCTGTCGGCGGTGCATTCCCGGGCTTTGGCGGCGCTGCTCTCCCTCACCGGTATCGACGCGGAATCCACCGTGCGCGATTCGGGTTGGCATGTCATGGATATCGGCCGCCGCCTGGAGCGCGGTCTCGCGCTCACCTCGCTGCTCGCGGCCGCGCTCACCGACACCTATCCGGCCCCGATCGGCCGGGTTGTCACCGAAGCGGTGCTGCAGGCCACCGTCTCGGCGGTGAGTTATCGCCGCCGCCAAGGTGATTCGGTACGCGTCTCGGCCGTGGCGAGCCTACTGCTGTTCGATCGCAGCAATCCGCGTTCGCTGGCCTACCAGCTCGAGCGCCTGGAGGAGGACTTGCTCGCCCTGCCCGCCGCCTCCGGATCCTCACGCCCACAACGACTCTTGACCGATGCCCAGCGCATGCTGCGTCGCGTCGATCCAGCCGATCTCGAGGTCACCGACGCGACCGGTTGCCGTACCGAACTCGCCGAACTGCTCGACGGCGTACACCTGCGGCTGCGCAAGATCTCCGAATCCTTCGAGACCACACGGCTTTCGGTGCCGCGTGAGACCCAGCCGCTGTGGGGCTCCACCCGGGTGGTGGGTTGA